AAATGCGCTACCAGGCCCTTCTTTTCAACACCCTTCTTGGGGGAAGCATGAGTTCGCGGCTTTTTCAAGAAATTCGTGAAAAAAGGGCGCTTGCTTATGCGATTTATTCTTTCCTTTCTCTTTACGAAGACACAGGGGTATTAGGGATTTATGCTGCCGTAGAAAAAAGAAATCTTAAAGAAGCTCTTAGGCTTATCACCAAAGAAATCGAAAATCTTAAGGACGGAAATATCACCGAGGAAGAATTTTCCTCTTCCCTTGATCATCTAAAAAGTGCGTTGCTTTTATCTTCAGACAACCCAGACACACGCATGAGTCGCCTAGCCAGGAACGAATTTCTTTTTAAACGCTACATACCATACGAAGAAACCCTGGCCAAAATAAAAGAACTTCGCCCGAAAGACATAGCCTCTTTTGCTAAGAAAAGCTTTAGAGACAAACCAACATTAGCAATACTTGGCCCACTAACCGAAGAAGAAGGGACTAAGATATTTGAAGACTTAACAAAGTAAAAAGCCCCCTCAATAAGGGGGCTTTTTCTTAATCTTCCTTGATAATGCCTGCCAGAAGATCCTGGACAGCCATATCTGACTTCATCTTGGGGGCGATTTTATCAATGGTTTTAATCCCCATGTTTAAGAGTTGCTCTTTTAATTTTTTAGGGAAAGAAGGAGCAAGCACGTGGGTGGCAACTTGTTCTTTGAGCCAGAGATCAAGAGGGGCATCTTCTGGTTTAGGAAGTACGTCTTTGACTTTAACCATGCCATTTTCAATGTCATAGATCGCAAAAAGAGGGGCCTTTTCAATGTCTTCGGCTACTAATGGCCCCTCAACAGGAATAGCCACCCGCATGAAACGGCCTTCCTGGATATCACGGTAAAGCTCTTCAGTGGCAGCAATCACGTTACGCACAAGCTCTTCAAAGGCTTCAGCCGTTTTAGATTCAGGGTAAGCGGCAATCATTGGCTTGCCAGAGTCTCCCGCTGCAACCACGCGTGGATCAACAGGAATACGTCCGAGGAATTTAATGCCTAACTCTTCCGCAAGCCTTTCACCGCCACCTCGCTTAAAGAGATCGACTTCTTTGCCACAGTGTGGGCAAATAAAGCCGCTCATGTTTTCCACCAGGCCCAGGATACGCATTTTCACTTTTTTACAGAAGTTATAAGATTTTTTAACGTCTATCAGAGAAACTTCCTGTGGTGTCGTAACCAAAAGGGCATATGCATCAGGAATGGTTTTGGCAACGGTCATGGGCTCATCGCCTGTGCCAGGAGGAGCGTCGATAATAAGATAATCAAGCTTTCCCCAGTCAATATCCGAAAGAAACTGCCTGATAGCGGAAATTTTTAAAGGACCACGCCAGATAACAGCAGCGT
The DNA window shown above is from Thermodesulfatator atlanticus DSM 21156 and carries:
- a CDS encoding P-loop NTPase: MIENVANVPGSDRSAILEQQDRRLQEQLAKIRHKIMVMSGKGGVGKSSVAVNLAIGLSLQDFMVGLLDVDLHGPNVPKMLGLRRAHLPRRPDGRIGPVVYSPNLKFLSIEPLLPEEDAAVIWRGPLKISAIRQFLSDIDWGKLDYLIIDAPPGTGDEPMTVAKTIPDAYALLVTTPQEVSLIDVKKSYNFCKKVKMRILGLVENMSGFICPHCGKEVDLFKRGGGERLAEELGIKFLGRIPVDPRVVAAGDSGKPMIAAYPESKTAEAFEELVRNVIAATEELYRDIQEGRFMRVAIPVEGPLVAEDIEKAPLFAIYDIENGMVKVKDVLPKPEDAPLDLWLKEQVATHVLAPSFPKKLKEQLLNMGIKTIDKIAPKMKSDMAVQDLLAGIIKED